One Panicum virgatum strain AP13 chromosome 3N, P.virgatum_v5, whole genome shotgun sequence DNA segment encodes these proteins:
- the LOC120664767 gene encoding uncharacterized protein LOC120664767: MERFIGASLGLLLLLASAAAVEGRMGPAAVFHNSVPTNHVLTGGGELPRICDQVRFKAICRGFTKLPGVATPRQLLLASIRVASDKAREAKLRVEEYARTHAAGPMKSITDTCREGYDSVVQSLEETRQLVEARGTDSGDLNFKVSDAVTHADECKDAFADFPEIKSPFAAMQQNVFRIVDNVLNIAAVVQQGKAHRAKPLGPHVH, translated from the exons ATGGAGCGGTTCATCGGCGCctccctcggcctcctcctcctcctcgcctccgcggccgccgtcgaggGCCGCATGGGCCCTGCCGCCGTCTTCCACAACAGCGTGCCCACGAACCacgtgctgaccggcggcggcgagctaccAAGGATATGCGACCAG GTGCGCTTCAAGGCGATATGCCGGGGCTTCACGAAGCTCCCCGGCGTGGCGACGCCCCGGCAGCTGCTGCTGGCGTCGATCCGCGTGGCGTCGGACAAGGCGAGGGAGGCCAAGCTCCGGGTGGAGGAGTACGCGAGGACGCACGCGGCCGGCCCCATGAAGTCTATCACCGACACCTGCCGCGAAGGGTACGACAGCGTGGTGCAGTCGCTGGAGGAGACGCGGCAGCTGGTCGAGGCCAGGGGCACAGACTCGGGCGACCTCAACTTCAAGGTGTCGGACGCCGTCACGCACGCCGACGAGTGCAAGGACGCCTTCGCGGACTTCCCGGAGATCAAGTCGCCCTTCGCCGCCATGCAGCAGAACGTCTTCCGCATCGTCGACAACGTCCTCAACATCGCCGCCGTCGTGCAGCAGGGCAAGGCACACCGGGCGAAACCGCTCGGCCCGCACGTGCACTGA